One segment of Primulina tabacum isolate GXHZ01 chromosome 6, ASM2559414v2, whole genome shotgun sequence DNA contains the following:
- the LOC142548058 gene encoding transcription factor MYB93-like, translated as MVRPTYVDSNGMKKGAWTEEEDNKLRAYIQKYGHWNWRLLPKYAGLARCGKSCRLRWVNYLKPGTKHGNFSRQEEDLIIQLHNRLGNKWSAIAVELPGRTDNEIKNFWHTNIMKGKRNVDAIQPESMIKEQINGKTTDQVLLFDLEEQLSSPSDLINTTPQALNESNYLDFLNDNVLLQYDSNSPASIAQSSGNLWADPNSPASVAQFSDNLWAELFLDDTSYNQNVNNNFPPLQEEELFNSGLIQEHYYGEYLSSFDYSIPSSFDWNQAGDMLDTSQSEVTYFSSQVEAAGEIYDRSFPYFDHGMGLF; from the exons atgGTGAGGCCAACTTATGTTGACAGCAATGGAATGAAGAAGGGTGCATGGACTGAGGAAGAAGATAACAAATTGCGGGCTTATATTCAGaaatatggccactggaattgGCGGTTGTTGCCTAAATATGCTG GTCTTGCGAGATGTGGGAAGAGCTGTAGACTTCGATGGGTGAATTATTTGAAGCCAGGTACTAAACATGGCAACTTCAGCAGACAGGAAGAGGATCTTATCATCCAACTGCACAATCGACTCGGGAATAA ATGGTCAGCCATTGCAGTGGAATTGCCAGGAAGAACTGACAACGAAATCAAGAATTTTTGGCACACAAACATAATGAAAGGCAAACGTAACGTGGATGCGATACAACCAGAAAGCATGATCAAAGAGCAGATCAATGGCAAGACGACTGATCAAGTACTACTTTTTGACTTGGAAGAGCAATTATCTTCTCCAAGCGATCTTATCAACACAACTCCTCAAGCACTTAATGAATCAAATTACCTCGACTTTTTGAATGATAATGTGCTCCTACAATATGATTCAAACTCTCCAGCTTCTATTGCACAATCCTCAGGCAATTTGTGGGCTGATCCCAATTCTCCAGCTTCTGTTGCACAATTCTCAGATAATTTGTGGGCCGAACTATTTCTTGATGACACATCTTACAACCAAAATGTTAATAATAATTTCCCACCACTGCAAGAGGAAGAGCTTTTCAATTCAGGGTTAATTCAAGAACATTATTACGGGGAATATTTATCGAGCTTCGATTATTCTATTCCGAGTTCGTTTGACTGGAATCAGGCCGGTGATATGTTAGATACATCTCAAAGTGAAGTAACTTATTTTTCATCGCAAGTGGAGGCTGCAGGAGAGATTTATGATCGCTCCTTTCCATATTTTGATCATGGCATGGGATTGTTTTAG